AGAACAATACAGAACAAATAGAATTATGAGACCAAGAGCAGAATACACTGGTGAACGTGATCGCAAATACGATTCTATTGAAAATAGATAGTATAGTATAGTATCATTTTGAAATTTATAAACTACAAATTAGATGGAGGAATTTTATAATGACAGCAGAAAAAATTACTACAAACCAAGGTGTTTTAAATGTTCCGAACAATCCAGTTATACCGTTTATTATTGGGGACGGCATTGGTCCAGATATCTGGAATGCAGCAAGCAGAGTGTTAGATGCTGCAGTTGAAAAAGCATATAACGGTGAAAAGAAAATCGAATGGAAAGAAGTACTTGCTGGTCAAAAAGCATTCGATGAAACTGGAGAATGGTTACCTAACGAAACTTTAGAAACAATTAGAGAATATTTAATTGCGATTAAAGGGCCATTAACTACACCAATTGGTGGCGGTATTCGTTCATTAAACGTGGCATTACGTCAAGAGTTAGACTTATTTACTTGTCTACGCCCAGTACGTTGGTTCCAAGGGGTTCCTTCACCTGTTAAACGTCCAGAAGATACTGATATGGTAATCTTCCGTGAGAATACAGAAGATATCTATGCTGGTATTGAATTCCAAGAAGGTACACCAGAAGCTAAAAAAGTAGTAGACTTCTTACAAGATGAAATGGGTGCTAAAAACATTAGATTCCCAGAAACTTCAGGTATCGGTGTTAAACCAGTATCTAAAGAAGGTACAGAACGTTTAGTAAGAGCAGCAATTAATTATGCTTTCGATAATAACCGTCGTAACCTTACTTTAGTTCATAAAGGTAATATTATGAAATTTACTGAAGGTGCATTTAAAAAATGGGGCTATGATTTAGCTGAACGTGAATTTGGAGATCGTGTCTTCACTTGGCAACAATACGATAAAATTGTTGAAGAACAAGGTAAAGAAGCTGCTGATAAAGCACAATCAGATGCTGAAGCAGAAGGTAAATTACTTGTTAAAGATTCAATTGCCGACATTTTCTTACAACAAATTTTAACGCGTCCTGCTGAATTTGATGTAGTAGCAACAATGAACTTAAACGGTGACTACATTTCAGATGCATTAGCTGCACAAGTTGGTGGAATTGGTATTGCACCTGGAGCTAATATTAACTATGAAACAGGACACGCTATCTTTGAAGCTACACATGGTACAGCTCCTAAATATGCTGGATTAGATAAAGTTAATCCATCTTCAGTATTACTTAGTGGTGTATTAATGTTAGAACACTTAGGTTGGCAAGAAGCTGCTGACAAAGTAACTCAATCAGTTGAAGCTACAATTGCTTCTAAAGTAGTAACATATGACTTCGCTCGCTTAATGGATGGCGCTACTGAAGTTAAATCTTCAGAGTTCGCTGATGAATTAATCAAAAATTTACCATAATATAGCATTAAATGAGGAAGGTTACTTGTTAACCTTCCTTTTATTATAAGGAGATGATTAAAGTGACAAGAAAGAAAATTTCTATTATTGGTGCAGGATTTACAGGATCGACGGCGGCTTTTATAGCGGCTCAGAAAGAATTAGGCGATGTTGTACTTGTTGATAGACCACAATCAGAAAATCCAACTAAAGGTAAAGCATTAGATATCGCAGAAAGTGCACCTGTACTAGGATTTGATTCAAAAGTAACTGGTACTTCAAGTTATGAAGATACAAAAGACTCAGATATAGTAATTATAACTGCCGGTGTAGCACGAAAACCTGGTATGACAAGAGATGATTTAGTACAAACAAATCAAAGTGTTATGAAATCAGTAACTGAAGAAATTGTTAAATATTCACCGAATGCGATTATAATTGTCTTAACTAACCCTGTAGATGCTATGACTTATACAGTCTATAAAACATCAGGTTTCCCTAAAGAAAGAGTTATTGGACAATCTGGTGTATTAGATACAGCAAGATTCAGAACTTTTGTGGCTGAAGCACTTAATTTATCAGTGAAAGATGTTACTGGATTTGTATTAGGTGGTCATGGTGATACGATGGTTCCGTTAATTAGATATTCAGCTGCTGGGGGCGTACCTTTAACAAGCTTATTATCTGAAGATAAGATCAATGAAATTGTTGATCGTACAAGAACAGGTGGCGCAGAAATTGTGAACTTGTTAGGCAATGGTTCAGCATATTATGCTCCGGCTGCTGCGTTAGTTGAAATGACTGAAGCTATCCTTAAAAATCAAAAACGCGTATTACCGTCAATTGCTTATTTAGATGGTGAATATGGTTATGAAGATATATATTTAGGAGTACCTACTGTTTTAGGTGAAAATGGTATAGAAAAAATTATAGAATTAGATTTAACAACTGATGAGAAGCAGTTATTAGATGAATCTGCAGAATCAGTTAAAGTAGTTAGAGATATCTTACAATAAATTAAAATAGTAAATAAGTAATTTTAAATTCATGACTAAGTGAGCGAATATATGAAACCTAATAGAAATGGTAGATTTCATATTCGTTCACTTTCTTTTATGAAGGTAATGTTAACTTTTTGTAAAGTTCTCTAAATATGCATTATTTTTTAAATAAATTACGTTATAATTAGGTTAATTCGCTTAAGGAGGATCTTTCATGTCACAAAAGGTATTGGTAGTAGACGATGAACAATCAATCGTTACATTGCTTAAATATAATATAGAACAAGCTGGTTACCAAGTAATCGTAGCATATGATGGTGTGCAAGCACTTGAGAAAGTAAATGATGAAAAACCTGATTTGGTAGTGTTAGATGTGATGTTACCTGAAAAGGATGGAATTGAAGTTTGTAAGACGATACGTTCAGATAAGAATCAAGTACCAATTCTGATGTTAACTGCAAAAGATGACGAGTTTGATAGAGTATTAGGACTTGAACTTGGTGCAGATGATTACATGACGAAGCCATTCTCGCCACGAGAAGTTGTTGCACGTGTTAAAGCAATTTTACGTCGTGTTGGCCAAGTTGAAAGTAATCAATTAGACGACGATGAGGATATTATTTTAGGTGCTATTAGAATTAGACCAGATTATTTCGAAGTATATCGTAATGATGAATTATTAGAATTAACACCTAAAGAATTCGAATTGTTATTATATCTGATTGAAAGACAAGGTCGAGTGATTACGAGAGAACATATGCTGAATTCAGTATGGAATTATGAATTTGCTGGTGATTCTAGAATTGTTGACGTACATATTAGTCATTTGAGGGATAAACTTGAAGAAAATCCTAAACAACCGCAATTTATAAAAACTGTAAGGGGTTTAGGGTATAAGTTAGAAAGACCGAAAAATAATGATTAAATTTTATAATAAGCTATTAATTATACTTACAACTGTAACTGTTGTAAGTTTTCTTGTATTAGGTTTCTTCCTTCATAATTCTAGTTATGATTTAATTTCCAAACAACAACAAAAACTATTAGAAGATGAATCAGATAAAATCTACAAAATAGTTAAAAAAGATCCTGAAAATTTAAATCAAATTTTAAATATTTTTGAACAAGATGTATTAATTGAGAAAAATGGACGTGAAGTATTTAGTTCTTCAAATGTAGATACACATCTGTTTAATCAAAAGAGAAAAGAAGCTATATCCGATGCACAAACATTTGATGAATTTTACGAAGTAAGTAAAAGAAATGCTGACGTGATATATGCTAAAAAATATAATGGTTATACTGTCGTCTTAGCAAAACATTCGACAACTATTTCATCATTACAAAAAGAAATCTGGAAGTATTTATTACTTGTTTTATTCTTTACGCTGCCGTTAATATATTTTATCGTGCGATATATTAA
The Mammaliicoccus sp. Dog046 genome window above contains:
- the icd gene encoding NADP-dependent isocitrate dehydrogenase, with the protein product MTAEKITTNQGVLNVPNNPVIPFIIGDGIGPDIWNAASRVLDAAVEKAYNGEKKIEWKEVLAGQKAFDETGEWLPNETLETIREYLIAIKGPLTTPIGGGIRSLNVALRQELDLFTCLRPVRWFQGVPSPVKRPEDTDMVIFRENTEDIYAGIEFQEGTPEAKKVVDFLQDEMGAKNIRFPETSGIGVKPVSKEGTERLVRAAINYAFDNNRRNLTLVHKGNIMKFTEGAFKKWGYDLAEREFGDRVFTWQQYDKIVEEQGKEAADKAQSDAEAEGKLLVKDSIADIFLQQILTRPAEFDVVATMNLNGDYISDALAAQVGGIGIAPGANINYETGHAIFEATHGTAPKYAGLDKVNPSSVLLSGVLMLEHLGWQEAADKVTQSVEATIASKVVTYDFARLMDGATEVKSSEFADELIKNLP
- the mdh gene encoding malate dehydrogenase translates to MKVTRKKISIIGAGFTGSTAAFIAAQKELGDVVLVDRPQSENPTKGKALDIAESAPVLGFDSKVTGTSSYEDTKDSDIVIITAGVARKPGMTRDDLVQTNQSVMKSVTEEIVKYSPNAIIIVLTNPVDAMTYTVYKTSGFPKERVIGQSGVLDTARFRTFVAEALNLSVKDVTGFVLGGHGDTMVPLIRYSAAGGVPLTSLLSEDKINEIVDRTRTGGAEIVNLLGNGSAYYAPAAALVEMTEAILKNQKRVLPSIAYLDGEYGYEDIYLGVPTVLGENGIEKIIELDLTTDEKQLLDESAESVKVVRDILQ
- a CDS encoding response regulator transcription factor, which encodes MSQKVLVVDDEQSIVTLLKYNIEQAGYQVIVAYDGVQALEKVNDEKPDLVVLDVMLPEKDGIEVCKTIRSDKNQVPILMLTAKDDEFDRVLGLELGADDYMTKPFSPREVVARVKAILRRVGQVESNQLDDDEDIILGAIRIRPDYFEVYRNDELLELTPKEFELLLYLIERQGRVITREHMLNSVWNYEFAGDSRIVDVHISHLRDKLEENPKQPQFIKTVRGLGYKLERPKNND